CGCACGCCGCACAGGATCACCGTTTGGGGAAAGAGGGCCGGGCGCTTGGGATAGCCGGCGCGCAATTGTCGCAGCAACGAGATGAGGGTGTCGCCAATCAGGGCGTCCACCTCATCCAGGAGCAAAACGATCGGCAAAGGCGAGGCTTCACACCAACGCGTAAGAAATTCCTCGACAACAGTGGCGCCGGAGGATCTGGCCAGGACTGCTTCTGCCAAATCGATCGCGTTTGGATCACGGACCTGGTCGCGGGCGCTGCGCGAAATCTGCTCGACCACCGCCGCCATCCCCTTATCCACATTCTCACGATAGGCTTGCGCCACTTCGATGTTGGCATACACCGCGCGCAACCGTCCGCCTCGGTTCAGATGGTCGGCCAGAGCCAGCAAACAGGTGGTCTTGCCTGTCTGCCGCGGGGCGTGGAGCAAGAAGTACTTCCACTGTTCGATCAGCAACAAGACTTCGTCCAAATCCAGTCGCTGCAACGGCGGCAGACAGTAGTGACGGGCGCAATCGACCGGGCCTTCGGTGTTGAAGAATCGCATGATTTGCTCCTGCGCTGAACGGCCGTTCGGCGCAGGCAGATTATAATGCAGATGCCCCGCCCGGTGGAATCCGGGTATCGATCATCGCCCTTCACCCACCTCTGCCAAGCCCTCCCATGATCCTCCTCGACCCCACCTCCTACGCCTGGCCCACCCTCGACCCTGCCTCGCGCCAGCTCATGCTCGACACCATCGCCTTCTTCGAGGCCAAAGGCAAGGCCCGGCTGAAGCATGACGACCGCGAGCGCGTCTGGTATGCCGATTTCCTGGACTTCGTCAGAGAGCGGCAGGCTTTCGCCCAACTCCTGACGCCAAAGGGCTATGGCGCCCCCGACAGCCGCTGGGACACCTGGCGCAACTGCGCCTTCAACGAAATCCTGGGCTTTTACGGCCTGCACTATTGGTACACCTGGCAGGTCTCGATGCTGGGGCTGGGGCCGATCTGGATGAGCGAGAACGAGGCCATCAAACAGCGCACGGCCGGGCTGTTGCAGCAGGGCGGCATCTTCGCCTTCGGCCTCTCCGAGAAAGAGCACGGGGCCGACATCTATGCCAGCGATATGACCCTGACCCCACAGCCGGGCGGCGGCTATGTGGCCAACGGCCGCAAGTACTACATCGGCAATGCCAACCAGGCCGCCATCGTCTCCACCTTTGGCAAGATCGCTGCCGCCGACGCCTCGGGGCCTGCACCCTATGTCTTCTTCGCCGTCGATTCGGGGCATCCCACCTTCGAGTTGATCCGGAATGTGATCAATGTGCAGTCGTATGTGGCCGAGTTCGCCCTTCACGACTACCCGCTGAGCGAGGCCGACCTCCTCTCCATCGGCCCCAAAGCCTGGGACGACGCCCTCAACACCGTCAACATCTGCAAATACAACCTGGGCTGGGCCTCGATCGGCATCTGCACCCACGCCTTCTACGAGGCCATCAACCATGCCGCCAACCGCCGGCTGTACGGCATGGCCGTCACCGACTTCGCTCACGTGCGGCAAATGTTCGTCGATGCCTACGCCCGGCTGACGGCGATGAAACTGTTCGCCATGCGCGCCTCTGATTACATGCGTTCGGCCGCGGACGACGACCGCCGCTATCTGCTCTATAACCCGATGGTGAAGATGAAGGTCACATCGCAGGGCGAACGTGTGATCGACCTGCTGTGGGATGTGATCGCCGCCAAAGGCTTCGAGAAGAGCACCTACTTCGAGATGGCGACGCGCGACATCCGCGCCCTGCCCAAGCTGGAAGGCACGGTGCATGTCAACATCGCCCTGATCGTCAAATTCATGGCCAACTACTTCTTCTTCCCCGCCGCTTACCCGCCCGTCCCGCCCCGCACCGAAGCTGCGGACGACGCCTATCTCTTCCACCAGGCCCCCGCCCGCGGCCTGGGCAAGATTCGCTTCCACGACTACAACCTGGCCTACGCCGCCGTCGATCTGCCCAATGTGGCCCTTTTCCGCCAGCAGATCGATACCTTCAAGCGCCTGCTGGCCACGGCCACGCCCACCGAGGCGCAGCAGAAGGACATCGACTTCCTGCTGGCGGTGGGCGAGTTATTTGCGCTGGTGGTCTACGGCCAATTGATCCTGGAGGCCGCCCCCATTCATGCCGTCGAGGATGACCTCATCGACCAGATTTTCGACTTCCTCGTGCGGGATTTCTCGGCCCACGCCCTCCAACTCTACTCCAAGCCCTCGGCCACGCCCGCCCAGATGGCCCTCTGCCTGGAGATGATCCGCCGCCCGGTCGTAGACGCCGCCCGCTATGGCCGCGTCTGGGAGGCTGTGCACGCCCTGAATGGGTTGTATGAGATGAAGCCGTGAGGATGGACGATGGACGATGGACGATGGACGATCCCCAATCCGAACCTGGATCGGCGGTAGATTCTTGCTCCCGGCGCCCGGCTCATATACCGGACGTTCCATCGGGCGAACCCGGAGTCGCCCTTCCTCAGCCAGACTCACTCGCTCCCTGGCGATCTCAACATATCTGGACAGTATTTCGGCGCCGATTGCCTTACGCTGGTGGATCAAAGCAGCTATGGCAGTGGTGCCCGTCCCCAGGAAAGGATCGAGCACCCAATCACCGGGATCGGTCATCGAAAGTACCAAACGTTCGACGAGTTCGACCGGAAATTGACAGGGGTGGTCGGTCTTCTCGACATGATTCGATTTCACATTGGGAATATCCCAAACATCGCCAGGGTTCTTACCCAACGGATTCCCCGACAATTCGCCCCGGCGAGGTCCTTTGAAATGCCTTTTCTGAGGGTATTCTTGCGGCACGCGCACGGCATCCAGGTTGAAAGTGTACTCACCTGCTTTGGTGAACCACATGATGACCTCGTAGCGGCCGGAAAAACGACGTGAGGCATGGAGTCCATGCCCATAGTGCCAGACCACTCGATTTCGCATGTGCATACTGAATTCTTCAAAGATAGAAAAGAGCTTGACATCAAGTGGAATGATCTCACCATTATCAA
The nucleotide sequence above comes from Caldilineales bacterium. Encoded proteins:
- a CDS encoding acyl-CoA dehydrogenase; translation: MILLDPTSYAWPTLDPASRQLMLDTIAFFEAKGKARLKHDDRERVWYADFLDFVRERQAFAQLLTPKGYGAPDSRWDTWRNCAFNEILGFYGLHYWYTWQVSMLGLGPIWMSENEAIKQRTAGLLQQGGIFAFGLSEKEHGADIYASDMTLTPQPGGGYVANGRKYYIGNANQAAIVSTFGKIAAADASGPAPYVFFAVDSGHPTFELIRNVINVQSYVAEFALHDYPLSEADLLSIGPKAWDDALNTVNICKYNLGWASIGICTHAFYEAINHAANRRLYGMAVTDFAHVRQMFVDAYARLTAMKLFAMRASDYMRSAADDDRRYLLYNPMVKMKVTSQGERVIDLLWDVIAAKGFEKSTYFEMATRDIRALPKLEGTVHVNIALIVKFMANYFFFPAAYPPVPPRTEAADDAYLFHQAPARGLGKIRFHDYNLAYAAVDLPNVALFRQQIDTFKRLLATATPTEAQQKDIDFLLAVGELFALVVYGQLILEAAPIHAVEDDLIDQIFDFLVRDFSAHALQLYSKPSATPAQMALCLEMIRRPVVDAARYGRVWEAVHALNGLYEMKP